In one window of Rhodopseudomonas palustris HaA2 DNA:
- a CDS encoding branched-chain amino acid ABC transporter substrate-binding protein, whose product MKLKLLGLAFGASLALSTTALAQDIKVAVSGPMTGSESAFGRQLKNGADQAVADLNAGGGVLGKKLALQIGDDACDPKQARSIAEKLAGEGIPFVAGHFCSSSSIPASEAYADGNVLQITPASTNPLFTERKLWNVLRVCGRDDQQGLIAAEYITKNFKGKNVAILNDKTTYGKGLADETKKALNKAGFQEKMFESYNKGDKDFNSIVSRLKRDSIDLVYIGGYHQEAGLILRQMRDQGLKTAMMAGDAMNDKEFASITGPLAEGTLFTFGPDPRNKPTAKAIVEKFKAKGIDPEGYTLYTYAAFQVWSQAVAKAKTTDPKKVIDTIKAGEWDTVLGKMAFDAKGDIKAIDYVVYKWDAKGNYAEIPGKAM is encoded by the coding sequence ATGAAACTCAAGCTTCTCGGTTTGGCATTCGGCGCGTCGCTGGCGCTGTCGACCACGGCGCTGGCACAGGACATCAAGGTCGCGGTCTCGGGGCCGATGACCGGCAGCGAATCCGCGTTCGGACGGCAGTTGAAGAACGGCGCCGATCAGGCGGTCGCCGATCTCAACGCCGGCGGCGGCGTGCTCGGCAAGAAGCTGGCGCTGCAGATCGGCGACGACGCCTGCGATCCCAAGCAGGCACGCTCTATCGCCGAGAAACTGGCAGGCGAAGGCATCCCGTTCGTCGCCGGGCATTTCTGTTCGTCGTCGTCGATCCCGGCGTCGGAAGCCTATGCGGACGGCAACGTGCTGCAGATCACGCCCGCCTCGACCAACCCGCTGTTCACCGAGCGCAAGCTGTGGAACGTGCTGCGCGTCTGCGGCCGCGACGATCAGCAGGGCCTGATCGCCGCCGAGTACATCACCAAGAATTTCAAGGGCAAGAACGTCGCCATCCTCAACGACAAGACCACCTACGGCAAGGGTCTCGCCGATGAAACCAAGAAGGCGCTGAACAAGGCCGGCTTCCAGGAGAAGATGTTCGAGTCCTACAACAAGGGCGACAAGGACTTCAATTCGATCGTCTCGCGGCTGAAGCGCGACTCGATCGATCTCGTCTATATCGGCGGCTACCATCAGGAAGCCGGGCTGATCCTGCGGCAGATGCGCGACCAGGGCCTGAAGACCGCGATGATGGCCGGCGACGCGATGAACGACAAGGAATTCGCCTCGATCACCGGCCCGCTCGCCGAGGGCACGCTGTTCACCTTCGGCCCCGACCCGCGCAACAAGCCGACCGCCAAGGCGATCGTCGAGAAGTTCAAGGCCAAGGGCATCGATCCGGAAGGCTACACGCTCTACACCTACGCCGCGTTCCAGGTCTGGTCGCAGGCCGTCGCCAAGGCCAAGACCACCGATCCGAAGAAGGTGATCGACACCATCAAGGCCGGCGAATGGGACACCGTGCTCGGCAAGATGGCGTTCGACGCCAAGGGCGACATCAAGGCGATCGACTACGTCGTCTACAAATGGGACGCCAAGGGCAACTACGCGGAAATCCCCGGCAAGGCGATGTGA
- a CDS encoding cytochrome c biogenesis CcdA family protein, giving the protein MIHDVSIPAALLAGLVSFLSPCVLPLVPPYLIYLTGATIEHVAADESQRNSKRAVMISALVFVLGFSTVFVALGASASLVGGLIRAWSAELAIVAGIVIILMGLHFLGLTRLNILMREGRLPIPKPVGLWGAYVMGLAFAFGWTPCIGPILAAILSVAAAEATVAKGAGLLAVYSAGLGIPFLLAALMVEQFSGLFARMKKHLAIVERVMGALMVLTGIAFLTGAITDVSVWLLNTFPALGTIG; this is encoded by the coding sequence ATGATCCATGACGTCTCGATCCCCGCGGCGCTGCTCGCCGGCTTGGTCAGCTTCCTGTCGCCCTGCGTGCTCCCGCTGGTGCCGCCATACCTGATCTATCTGACCGGCGCGACCATCGAGCACGTCGCCGCCGACGAATCCCAGCGCAATTCGAAACGCGCCGTGATGATCTCGGCGCTGGTCTTCGTGCTCGGCTTCTCGACCGTGTTCGTGGCACTCGGCGCCAGCGCCAGCCTGGTCGGCGGCCTGATCCGGGCCTGGTCGGCCGAACTCGCGATCGTCGCCGGCATCGTCATCATTCTGATGGGGCTGCATTTCCTCGGCCTGACGCGGCTCAACATCCTGATGCGCGAGGGCCGGCTGCCGATCCCAAAACCAGTGGGCCTGTGGGGCGCCTATGTGATGGGGCTCGCCTTCGCGTTCGGCTGGACGCCGTGCATCGGCCCGATCCTCGCCGCGATCCTGTCGGTCGCCGCGGCCGAAGCCACGGTGGCGAAGGGCGCGGGGCTACTGGCGGTCTATTCCGCGGGCCTCGGCATTCCGTTCCTGCTCGCGGCCTTGATGGTCGAGCAGTTCTCCGGCCTGTTCGCGCGGATGAAGAAGCACCTCGCCATCGTCGAACGCGTGATGGGCGCGCTGATGGTTCTGACCGGCATCGCCTTCCTCACCGGCGCCATCACCGACGTCAGCGTCTGGCTGCTGAATACGTTCCCGGCGCTGGGGACGATCGGGTGA
- a CDS encoding P1 family peptidase: protein MKNLITDIAGVRVGHAHDERLASGVTAILFDTPAVASIDVRGGGPGIRDGVLLEPVNTVEQVDGFTLSGGSAFGLDSGGGVQAWLAEQGRGFSIGTATIPIVPGGVIFDMLNGGDKAWGQFSPYRELGYQAAAAASDAFALGSVGAGLGATTANYKGGLGSASATTPGGIMVGAIAAVNAIGSVTIGDGPWFWSAPYEVGDEFGGCGMPQHFTDEMLAVKIKGAAAATAENTTLVAVVTDALLTKTQVKRLAMMAQTGFARAIYPVHAPLDGDVVFAAATGNKPVDPLAGLTELGAIAANTVARAIARGVYEATALPFKDAQPAWRDQFRR, encoded by the coding sequence TTGAAGAACCTCATCACCGACATTGCCGGCGTCCGCGTCGGCCACGCCCACGACGAACGCTTGGCCTCCGGCGTCACCGCGATCCTGTTCGACACGCCGGCCGTCGCCTCGATCGACGTGCGCGGCGGCGGACCGGGGATTCGCGACGGCGTGCTGTTGGAGCCGGTCAATACCGTCGAGCAGGTCGACGGCTTCACGCTGTCGGGCGGCTCGGCGTTCGGGCTCGATTCCGGCGGCGGCGTGCAGGCCTGGCTCGCCGAACAGGGCCGCGGCTTCTCGATCGGCACCGCGACGATCCCGATCGTTCCGGGCGGCGTGATCTTCGACATGCTCAATGGCGGCGACAAGGCGTGGGGGCAATTCTCGCCCTATCGCGAGCTCGGCTATCAGGCCGCAGCGGCGGCAAGCGACGCCTTCGCGCTCGGCAGCGTCGGCGCGGGGCTCGGCGCGACCACGGCGAACTACAAAGGCGGGCTCGGCTCGGCCTCCGCGACGACGCCGGGCGGAATCATGGTCGGCGCGATCGCGGCGGTGAATGCGATCGGCAGCGTCACCATCGGCGACGGCCCGTGGTTCTGGTCGGCGCCTTACGAAGTCGGCGATGAGTTCGGCGGCTGCGGCATGCCGCAGCATTTCACCGACGAGATGCTGGCGGTGAAGATCAAGGGCGCCGCCGCCGCGACCGCGGAGAACACCACGCTGGTCGCGGTCGTCACCGACGCGCTGCTGACCAAGACGCAGGTGAAGCGGCTGGCGATGATGGCGCAGACCGGGTTTGCGCGGGCCATCTATCCGGTGCATGCGCCGCTCGACGGCGACGTGGTGTTCGCCGCCGCGACCGGCAACAAGCCGGTCGATCCGCTGGCGGGGCTCACCGAACTCGGCGCGATCGCCGCCAACACGGTGGCGCGGGCGATCGCGCGCGGCGTCTACGAGGCGACCGCGCTGCCGTTCAAGGACGCGCAGCCGGCGTGGCGCGATCAGTTCAGGCGCTGA
- a CDS encoding EF-hand domain-containing protein produces MLPALGALGALSGLLNSLSSTSSSGSSSKTTSLSNPFETSSSDSSSSSSSSLLDSSSSSSSSPASSLSPEMMQALLAAQQQSQTSTTDASTTATKSRDTALKDLFSQLDGDGDGAISQSEFQDKLGAGGTNAENASKVFAKLDADNDGSVSLDELSSALKGRGQQAQAGGGGAGGGSQESSGASTTSVTNADGSVTTSITYADGSTVSTTSAASASSASSKATASYNFIEQLIQRQAAQLQASATSSVSLSA; encoded by the coding sequence ATGTTGCCAGCCCTCGGCGCGCTCGGTGCGCTGTCCGGATTGCTCAATTCGCTGAGCTCCACGTCGTCGTCGGGGTCGTCCTCGAAGACGACCAGCCTCAGCAACCCGTTCGAAACCTCCAGCTCGGATTCGAGCTCCAGCTCCAGCAGTTCGCTGCTCGACTCGTCGAGCAGCAGCAGTTCGTCGCCGGCGAGCAGCCTGTCGCCGGAGATGATGCAGGCGCTGCTCGCAGCGCAGCAGCAGAGCCAGACGTCGACCACCGACGCGTCGACCACCGCCACGAAAAGCCGCGACACCGCGCTGAAGGATCTGTTCTCGCAACTCGACGGCGATGGCGACGGCGCCATCAGCCAGTCCGAATTCCAGGACAAGCTCGGCGCCGGCGGCACCAATGCCGAGAATGCCAGCAAGGTGTTCGCCAAGCTCGACGCCGACAATGACGGCTCGGTCAGCCTCGACGAATTGTCCTCGGCGCTGAAGGGCAGGGGCCAGCAGGCTCAGGCGGGCGGCGGCGGCGCGGGCGGCGGGTCGCAGGAGAGCTCGGGCGCGTCGACCACCAGCGTCACCAATGCCGACGGCTCGGTCACGACCTCGATCACCTATGCGGACGGCTCGACGGTGTCGACGACCTCGGCCGCCAGCGCCAGCAGCGCGTCGAGCAAAGCGACCGCGTCCTACAATTTCATCGAGCAGTTGATCCAGCGCCAGGCGGCGCAGCTGCAGGCCTCGGCGACCTCGTCGGTGTCGCTCAGCGCCTGA
- the rpe gene encoding ribulose-phosphate 3-epimerase, producing the protein MTQLAPRPLVIAPSILASDFSRLGEEVRAVDQAGADWIHLDVMDGHFVPNISYGPDVIKAMRPHTTKIFDAHLMIAPCDPYLEAFAKAGCDHITIHAEAGPHLHRSLQAIRALGKKAGVSLNPSTPASALEYVIDMIDLVLVMSVNPGFGGQAFIPSAINKIQDIRAMTAGRPIDIEVDGGVSDKVSGQIAAAGANAFVAGSAVFKGGTVESYKANIDAIRNAAAMARGEVV; encoded by the coding sequence ATGACCCAGCTCGCGCCCCGCCCCCTCGTCATCGCGCCGTCGATCCTGGCGTCGGATTTCTCCAGGCTCGGCGAAGAGGTCCGCGCGGTCGATCAGGCCGGCGCCGACTGGATCCATCTCGACGTGATGGACGGGCATTTCGTGCCGAACATTTCCTACGGCCCCGACGTCATCAAGGCGATGCGGCCGCACACCACCAAGATCTTCGACGCGCATCTGATGATCGCGCCGTGCGATCCCTATCTCGAAGCCTTCGCCAAAGCCGGCTGCGACCACATCACCATCCACGCCGAAGCCGGTCCCCATCTGCACCGCTCGCTGCAGGCGATCCGCGCGCTCGGCAAGAAGGCCGGCGTCTCGCTCAACCCGTCGACGCCGGCCTCCGCGCTGGAATACGTCATCGACATGATCGACCTGGTGCTGGTGATGTCGGTCAACCCCGGCTTCGGCGGCCAGGCCTTCATCCCCTCCGCGATCAACAAGATCCAGGACATCCGCGCGATGACCGCGGGCCGCCCGATCGACATCGAAGTCGACGGCGGGGTGAGCGACAAAGTGTCGGGGCAAATAGCAGCCGCCGGCGCCAACGCGTTCGTGGCGGGCAGCGCGGTGTTCAAGGGCGGCACGGTGGAGAGCTACAAGGCGAATATCGACGCGATCAGGAATGCGGCGGCGATGGCGAGAGGAGAAGTGGTTTAG
- the purB gene encoding adenylosuccinate lyase, with translation MIPRYTRPEMAAIWEPLTRFKIWFEIEAHASDAQAALGVIPKEAAETIWAKGKDAAFDVARIDEIEREVKHDVIAFLTHLAEFVGPLSRFVHQGMTSSDVLDTCFNVQLVRASDILLADLDKVLAALKTRAFEHKMTPSIGRSHGIHAEPVTFGLKMAYAYAEFSRARDRLVAARKEVATCAISGSVGTFAHIDPRVEEHVAKAMGLAVEPVSTQVIPRDRHAMYFATLGVIASSVERLATELRHLQRTEVLEAEEYFSEGQKGSSSMPHKRNPVLTENLTGLARMVRAYAMPAMENVVLWHERDISHSSAERMIAPDSTVTLDFALNRLAGVIEKLVVYPDNMAKNLDRLGGLIHSQRLLTALTQKGCSREESYKLVQRNAMPVWRGEGDFLTLLKKDPDMKKYMSDAEIEEQFDLGYHLKHVDTIFRRVFGEN, from the coding sequence ATGATCCCGCGCTACACCCGTCCGGAAATGGCTGCCATCTGGGAGCCGCTCACCCGCTTCAAGATCTGGTTCGAGATCGAGGCCCACGCCTCGGACGCGCAGGCGGCGCTCGGCGTGATCCCGAAAGAGGCGGCGGAGACGATCTGGGCCAAGGGCAAGGACGCGGCGTTCGACGTGGCGCGGATCGACGAGATCGAGCGCGAGGTCAAGCACGACGTCATCGCGTTTCTGACGCATCTGGCCGAGTTCGTGGGTCCCTTGTCGCGCTTCGTGCATCAGGGCATGACCTCGTCGGACGTGCTCGACACCTGCTTCAACGTGCAGCTGGTGCGCGCCTCCGACATCCTGCTGGCCGATCTCGACAAGGTTCTCGCGGCGCTGAAGACGCGCGCGTTCGAACACAAGATGACGCCGTCGATCGGCCGCTCGCACGGCATCCATGCCGAGCCGGTGACGTTCGGCCTGAAGATGGCCTACGCCTACGCCGAATTCTCCCGCGCCCGCGATCGCCTGGTCGCCGCGCGCAAAGAAGTCGCGACCTGCGCGATCTCCGGTTCGGTCGGCACCTTCGCGCATATCGATCCGCGGGTCGAAGAACACGTCGCCAAGGCAATGGGCCTCGCGGTCGAGCCGGTGTCGACGCAAGTGATCCCGCGCGATCGCCACGCGATGTACTTCGCCACGCTGGGCGTGATCGCCTCGTCGGTCGAGCGGCTCGCCACCGAGCTGCGGCATCTGCAGCGCACCGAGGTGCTCGAGGCCGAGGAGTACTTCTCCGAGGGCCAGAAGGGCTCGTCCTCGATGCCGCACAAGCGCAACCCGGTGTTGACCGAGAATTTGACCGGCCTCGCCCGGATGGTGCGCGCCTATGCGATGCCGGCGATGGAGAACGTCGTGCTGTGGCACGAGCGCGACATCTCGCATTCCTCCGCCGAGCGCATGATCGCGCCGGACTCCACCGTGACGCTCGACTTCGCGCTCAATCGACTGGCGGGCGTGATCGAGAAGCTGGTGGTGTATCCCGACAACATGGCGAAAAATCTCGACCGCCTCGGCGGCCTGATCCATTCGCAGCGCCTGCTCACCGCGCTGACCCAGAAGGGCTGTTCGCGCGAGGAAAGCTACAAGCTGGTGCAGCGCAACGCGATGCCGGTGTGGCGCGGCGAAGGCGACTTCCTGACGCTGCTGAAGAAGGATCCGGACATGAAGAAGTACATGTCGGATGCGGAGATCGAGGAGCAGTTCGACCTCGGCTATCACCTCAAGCACGTCGACACGATCTTCCGGCGGGTGTTCGGCGAGAACTGA
- the murI gene encoding glutamate racemase — MGSHPNILVFDSGLGGLTVLREVVKLRPDARYVYVGDDAFFPYGQKSEEAVIGRVVPLIGELIAEHAPDLVVIACNTASTMTLAPLRARYAVPFVGTVPAIKPACAASRTKRVSVLGTSGTVRLEYTRALIRDFAGGCDVNLVGSVHLAALAEAALGGADVPDEAIRAEIAPCFVAGDGADDRTDSIVLACTHYPLLLDRLVRLAPWPVDWIDPAPAIARRVATLLGAGSGHGDAPGVRMVFTSGRLHRLTTTISPYLGGHISA; from the coding sequence GTGGGTTCGCATCCGAACATTCTGGTTTTCGATTCCGGCCTCGGCGGGCTGACGGTGCTGCGCGAGGTCGTGAAACTGCGGCCGGATGCGCGCTACGTCTATGTCGGCGACGATGCGTTCTTCCCTTACGGCCAGAAGAGCGAGGAGGCGGTGATCGGCCGCGTCGTGCCGCTGATCGGCGAACTGATCGCGGAACACGCGCCGGACCTCGTGGTGATCGCCTGCAACACCGCCTCGACCATGACGCTGGCGCCGCTGCGGGCGCGCTACGCGGTGCCGTTCGTCGGCACCGTGCCGGCGATCAAGCCGGCCTGCGCGGCGTCCAGGACCAAGCGCGTTTCGGTGCTCGGCACCAGCGGCACGGTGCGGCTGGAATACACCCGCGCGCTGATCCGTGATTTCGCCGGCGGCTGCGACGTCAATCTGGTCGGCTCGGTGCATCTGGCCGCGCTGGCCGAGGCCGCGCTCGGCGGCGCCGACGTGCCGGACGAGGCGATCCGCGCCGAGATCGCGCCCTGCTTCGTCGCCGGCGACGGCGCGGACGACCGCACCGACAGCATCGTGCTCGCCTGCACGCATTACCCGCTGCTGCTCGACCGGCTGGTTCGGCTGGCGCCGTGGCCGGTGGACTGGATCGACCCGGCGCCGGCGATCGCCCGGCGGGTGGCCACGCTGCTCGGCGCGGGGTCCGGCCATGGCGACGCCCCCGGCGTTCGGATGGTGTTCACGTCCGGACGGCTACACCGTCTCACCACGACTATTTCTCCGTATTTGGGCGGACACATTTCGGCCTGA
- a CDS encoding cupin domain-containing protein codes for MTKTTLIALAFVALAGAAFAQQSGIKRTPLQKVEFPDGFVTISGLAELPAGGSIGRHTHPGIETGYLLEGEAVMSIDGQADKHLKAGDSYAIPAGVVHDARVHGDKGAKVLAVWVVDKTKPLATPAP; via the coding sequence ATGACCAAAACAACCTTGATCGCTCTCGCTTTCGTCGCGCTTGCCGGCGCCGCCTTCGCCCAGCAAAGCGGGATCAAGCGGACGCCGCTGCAGAAGGTCGAGTTCCCGGACGGCTTTGTGACGATCAGCGGGCTTGCGGAACTTCCTGCCGGCGGCAGCATTGGCCGCCACACCCACCCCGGAATCGAGACCGGGTATCTGCTGGAAGGTGAAGCTGTGATGAGCATCGACGGCCAGGCCGACAAACACCTCAAGGCCGGCGATTCCTATGCGATTCCCGCAGGCGTCGTGCACGACGCCAGGGTCCACGGCGACAAGGGCGCGAAAGTGCTGGCGGTTTGGGTGGTCGACAAGACCAAGCCGCTCGCCACGCCGGCGCCTTAG
- the rpsD gene encoding 30S ribosomal protein S4, whose protein sequence is MTKRSEAKYKIDRRMGQNIWGRPKSPVNRREYGPGQHGQRRKGKLSDFGVQLRAKQKLKGYYANISERQFHSIYVEATRLKGDSGENLIGLLERRLDTVVYRAKFVSTMFAARQFINHGHIKVNGKRVNISSYKVRVGDLIEVKESSKQLAFVLEASQLAERDVPDYIEVDHNKMTAKFGRIPALTDVPFAVQMEPHLIVEFYSR, encoded by the coding sequence ATGACAAAGCGCAGTGAAGCCAAGTATAAAATCGACCGCCGGATGGGCCAGAATATCTGGGGCCGCCCGAAGAGCCCGGTCAACCGCCGCGAATACGGCCCCGGCCAGCACGGCCAGCGCCGCAAGGGCAAGCTCTCCGACTTCGGCGTGCAGCTGCGCGCCAAGCAGAAGCTGAAGGGCTATTACGCCAATATTTCCGAGCGCCAGTTCCATTCGATCTATGTCGAGGCCACCCGCCTCAAGGGCGATTCGGGCGAGAACCTGATCGGCCTCCTCGAGCGCCGGCTCGACACCGTGGTGTACCGCGCCAAATTCGTCTCGACGATGTTCGCGGCGCGCCAGTTCATCAATCACGGCCACATCAAGGTCAACGGCAAGCGGGTCAACATCTCGAGCTACAAGGTTCGCGTCGGCGACCTGATCGAGGTCAAGGAATCCTCGAAGCAGCTCGCCTTCGTGCTCGAAGCGAGCCAGCTCGCCGAACGCGACGTGCCGGACTACATCGAGGTCGACCACAACAAGATGACCGCCAAGTTCGGCCGCATCCCGGCTTTGACCGACGTGCCCTTCGCGGTTCAGATGGAGCCGCATCTGATCGTCGAATTCTATTCGCGCTAA
- a CDS encoding threonine aldolase family protein, with amino-acid sequence MAYTPAPPDPNAPPVRINLLSDTQTRPTPAMREAMARAAVGDEQTGDDPTVNALNERVAALLGKEAAVFLPSGTMCNVTATLATCRPGDEIIAHRTAHILSREGGAHAALGGFQITGLDGDDGQFSLDAFRAALHPRSRYEPPQTMVSVEQTANIGGGTIWPQATLDAIAAAGKEAGLATHMDGARLMNAAVATSIAAHEMAAGWDSAWIDFSKGLGAPVGASLAGSRAFIDEVWRWKQRLGGSMRQAGIIAAACHYALDHHVERLAEDHANARALAAGLAQIAGVDVQQPHTNLVFFRPDGAGVAGDAMVAELRQRGVLLAMMDGRIRACTHLDVSAAMIDETLALVREIVRKA; translated from the coding sequence ATGGCCTACACCCCTGCCCCGCCCGATCCGAACGCGCCGCCCGTCCGGATCAATCTTCTCTCCGACACCCAGACGCGCCCCACGCCGGCGATGCGCGAGGCGATGGCGCGGGCCGCGGTCGGCGACGAGCAGACCGGCGACGATCCGACCGTCAACGCGCTGAACGAACGGGTCGCCGCACTGCTCGGCAAGGAAGCCGCGGTGTTCCTGCCGTCCGGCACGATGTGCAACGTCACCGCGACGCTCGCCACCTGCCGCCCCGGCGACGAGATCATCGCGCATCGCACCGCGCACATCCTGTCGCGCGAGGGCGGCGCGCATGCGGCGCTCGGCGGTTTCCAGATCACCGGCCTCGACGGCGACGACGGACAGTTCTCGCTCGATGCGTTCCGCGCCGCACTGCATCCGCGCTCGCGCTACGAGCCGCCGCAGACCATGGTCAGCGTCGAGCAGACCGCCAATATCGGCGGCGGCACGATCTGGCCGCAGGCCACGCTCGACGCCATCGCGGCGGCCGGCAAGGAAGCCGGGCTCGCCACCCATATGGACGGCGCAAGGCTGATGAACGCGGCGGTCGCCACCAGCATCGCGGCGCACGAGATGGCGGCGGGCTGGGATTCGGCGTGGATCGATTTCAGCAAGGGCCTCGGCGCGCCGGTCGGCGCATCGCTCGCCGGTTCACGCGCCTTCATCGACGAGGTCTGGCGCTGGAAGCAGCGGCTCGGCGGTTCGATGCGGCAGGCCGGAATCATCGCCGCCGCCTGCCACTACGCGCTCGATCATCACGTCGAACGCCTGGCGGAGGATCACGCCAACGCCCGCGCGCTGGCCGCAGGGCTGGCGCAGATCGCCGGCGTCGATGTGCAGCAGCCGCACACCAATCTGGTGTTCTTCCGGCCCGACGGCGCGGGCGTTGCCGGCGACGCGATGGTCGCCGAGCTGCGGCAGCGCGGCGTGCTGCTGGCGATGATGGACGGCCGGATCCGCGCCTGCACCCATCTCGACGTCAGCGCCGCGATGATCGACGAGACGCTGGCGCTGGTGCGCGAGATCGTGCGCAAGGCCTGA
- a CDS encoding serine hydrolase domain-containing protein: MLRHAVRTLLAGALVAFAVQASGPAAAEGTFDPPPGAQFSQPKLERIDAFFNGIIAEGKIPGAVVYIEQRGKPVYHKHFGVRDVATKAPMTDDTIFRLASLTKPFTAVAVMMLVDDGKLKLDDPVAKYIPAFADTKVGVEKKRDDGEKYLDFETLKRPIKISDLLLHTSGITYGFYGDNLVRKAIAAAKIYDGDPSNAEFAERIAKVPLQEQPGTLWDYGNSYEVLGRVIEVAAGKSFYEYQKEKLFDPLGMKDTRYYLPEDGQKARMAQPMPNDADFRVGRPSRPDIVKKWESGGGGLTSTPSDVIRFVRMLLHKGELDGKRYLSEAAFKAMTTDHIGPSSGIARDHFYFPGDGFGYGYGLAVRTDPGNAKPPPPGSLGELKWDGASGCYFVVDPKQEMFFVLMEQTPSQRQPVQRELKKLVYEALAN; the protein is encoded by the coding sequence ATGTTGCGTCATGCCGTGCGGACGCTGTTGGCCGGAGCGCTGGTCGCGTTCGCCGTTCAGGCGTCCGGCCCTGCCGCCGCGGAAGGAACCTTCGACCCGCCGCCGGGCGCGCAGTTCTCCCAACCCAAGCTCGAGCGCATCGACGCGTTCTTCAACGGCATCATCGCCGAGGGCAAGATCCCCGGCGCGGTGGTGTATATCGAGCAGCGCGGCAAGCCGGTCTACCACAAGCATTTCGGCGTGCGCGACGTCGCCACCAAGGCGCCGATGACCGACGACACCATCTTCCGGCTGGCGTCGCTGACCAAGCCGTTCACCGCCGTCGCGGTGATGATGCTGGTCGACGACGGCAAGCTGAAGCTCGACGATCCGGTGGCGAAGTACATTCCGGCCTTCGCCGACACCAAGGTCGGCGTCGAGAAGAAGCGCGACGACGGCGAAAAATATCTCGATTTCGAGACGCTGAAGCGGCCGATCAAGATCAGCGATTTGCTGTTGCACACCTCGGGCATCACTTACGGCTTCTACGGCGACAATCTGGTGCGCAAGGCGATCGCGGCGGCGAAGATCTACGACGGCGATCCGAGCAACGCCGAATTCGCCGAGCGGATCGCGAAAGTGCCGCTGCAGGAGCAGCCCGGCACGCTGTGGGACTACGGCAATTCCTACGAAGTGCTCGGCCGTGTCATCGAAGTGGCAGCGGGCAAATCGTTCTATGAGTATCAAAAGGAGAAGCTGTTCGACCCGCTCGGCATGAAGGACACGCGCTATTATCTGCCCGAAGACGGGCAGAAGGCGCGGATGGCGCAGCCGATGCCGAACGATGCCGATTTTCGCGTCGGCCGGCCGAGCCGGCCGGACATCGTCAAGAAATGGGAGTCGGGCGGTGGCGGCCTGACCTCGACCCCGTCGGACGTGATCCGCTTCGTGCGGATGCTGCTGCACAAGGGCGAACTCGACGGCAAGCGCTATCTCAGCGAAGCCGCCTTCAAGGCGATGACCACCGATCACATCGGTCCCAGCTCCGGCATCGCGCGCGATCATTTCTATTTCCCCGGCGACGGCTTCGGCTACGGCTACGGTCTCGCCGTGCGCACCGACCCCGGCAACGCCAAGCCACCGCCGCCGGGTTCACTCGGCGAGTTGAAATGGGACGGCGCCAGCGGCTGTTACTTCGTGGTCGATCCGAAGCAGGAGATGTTCTTCGTGCTGATGGAGCAGACCCCGTCGCAGCGCCAGCCGGTGCAGCGCGAGCTCAAGAAGCTGGTCTACGAGGCGCTGGCGAACTGA
- a CDS encoding O-acetyl-ADP-ribose deacetylase, with protein MSIFARRCGTATCEVVVADITTLAVDAIVNAANGSLLGGGGVDGAIHRAAGPQLLAACRKLGGCATGDAKITLGYDLPARHVIHAVGPVWHGGRSGEDEALASCYRRALQLCRQHGLASIAFSAISTGVYGFPPERAAPIAVAACIDALRTAAPVDRVVFCCFSEPSAALHRAALAAALD; from the coding sequence CTGAGCATTTTCGCACGCCGGTGCGGGACGGCGACCTGTGAGGTCGTCGTCGCCGACATCACGACGCTCGCGGTCGACGCGATCGTCAACGCCGCCAACGGCTCGCTGCTGGGCGGCGGCGGCGTCGACGGCGCGATCCACCGCGCCGCGGGGCCGCAATTGCTGGCCGCGTGTCGCAAGCTCGGCGGCTGTGCCACCGGCGATGCCAAGATCACCTTGGGCTACGATCTGCCGGCGCGCCATGTGATCCATGCGGTCGGCCCGGTCTGGCACGGCGGCCGGTCGGGCGAGGACGAAGCGCTCGCCTCCTGCTATCGCCGCGCGCTGCAACTCTGCCGGCAGCACGGCCTCGCTTCGATCGCGTTTTCGGCGATCTCCACCGGCGTCTACGGCTTTCCCCCCGAACGTGCCGCGCCGATCGCGGTCGCCGCCTGCATCGACGCGCTACGCACCGCGGCGCCGGTCGATCGCGTGGTGTTCTGCTGTTTCTCCGAACCGAGCGCCGCTTTGCACCGCGCCGCGCTGGCGGCGGCTCTTGATTAG